A window of Metabacillus sp. B2-18 contains these coding sequences:
- a CDS encoding M14 family zinc carboxypeptidase, with translation MRTKQLCTFFFLFTLVVLFALPESTSAASYVSNNKVYTYEIMEQDIKELAQAYPDLISYKVIGKSEYGRNIYAVSLGKGTSVVQVNGSHHAREWMTTMVNMNMIDQYANAYKNGSSYHGYNVRSVLNNSTIWFVPMVNPDGVTLQQFGLKKFPSSDHAAIIKMNDGSMDFRRWKANAKGIDLNRQYDADWNNICCSPGRPYFKNYPGPRANYAKETITMVDFTNKTKPEMVVSYHSSGEILYWDFHQTGSWYDRDHALAKSIGKTTGYSLIYPKGYQSGGGLTDWFISHYKRPAFTIEISPYVGETSVPLSYFSSIWSENKTIGLYAANEGHKLFLTKYNPVKAAATKKVNDAFLASKSLSPYHTSNLKTTADIKASTSFISLYNKTGSLIKTAEQSLTGLTKSDRDFLSQYIVEAKSRKLDAARFIDAVYVGDQLLEQKGRFTTLINQNKIDDNFVAQYNAMSSSINKAEQVMSSVYGSQYRQLTRDKYISPSKIARESVIYEVSRYNLLNIIEKELNNEQFEQIEERFAVLERLEDRSVQIKEAGNKLYPGKYPDHPEIEEQLVTLRESLIQQYKKIVGIDEAVFFFQEIEQLYTDYESLTKISSDLSLLDSIHHAEEQITLIDETSLDAESKVLYDEAISKLSELSTFKEAVLLGEEILVLQAEIEAGQSDEQKLALVNEKQQLFNEKVSTLLNESIKQLLQETYSIQ, from the coding sequence TTGAGGACGAAGCAATTATGTACTTTTTTCTTTTTATTCACGTTAGTAGTATTGTTCGCACTTCCAGAAAGCACGTCTGCTGCTTCTTATGTGAGCAATAATAAAGTTTATACGTACGAAATCATGGAGCAGGACATTAAGGAACTTGCACAAGCTTATCCTGATTTAATTTCATATAAAGTGATTGGGAAAAGTGAGTATGGTCGAAACATCTATGCGGTCTCACTAGGAAAGGGAACTTCGGTTGTTCAGGTGAACGGTTCTCACCATGCCCGGGAATGGATGACAACCATGGTCAATATGAACATGATTGATCAATATGCGAATGCCTATAAAAATGGTTCTTCTTATCATGGATATAATGTTAGATCCGTTTTAAACAACTCGACTATATGGTTTGTTCCAATGGTTAACCCAGATGGTGTTACTTTGCAGCAATTTGGTTTAAAGAAATTTCCTAGCTCAGATCATGCAGCAATTATTAAAATGAATGATGGTAGTATGGATTTCCGAAGATGGAAAGCGAATGCTAAAGGAATAGATTTGAACAGACAGTATGATGCTGATTGGAATAACATTTGTTGTAGTCCCGGACGTCCCTATTTTAAAAACTACCCGGGCCCAAGAGCTAATTACGCTAAAGAAACCATTACAATGGTCGACTTTACGAATAAAACAAAACCAGAAATGGTTGTAAGTTATCATAGTAGTGGTGAAATCTTATATTGGGATTTTCATCAAACTGGTTCATGGTACGATCGAGATCATGCTTTGGCAAAATCAATTGGAAAAACAACGGGCTATTCCCTTATTTACCCTAAAGGATATCAATCTGGTGGAGGACTTACAGATTGGTTTATCTCTCATTACAAACGCCCTGCGTTTACGATTGAAATTTCACCTTATGTAGGTGAAACAAGTGTACCACTTTCTTATTTCTCAAGTATTTGGAGCGAAAACAAAACAATTGGTCTTTACGCTGCAAACGAAGGTCATAAGTTATTTTTAACAAAATATAACCCAGTAAAGGCAGCAGCAACGAAAAAAGTAAACGATGCATTTTTAGCTAGTAAGTCACTAAGCCCTTATCACACAAGCAATCTTAAAACTACGGCAGATATTAAGGCTAGCACTTCATTTATCTCTCTATACAATAAGACTGGTAGTTTAATAAAAACAGCTGAACAATCGCTTACTGGTTTAACAAAGAGTGATCGTGACTTCCTATCACAATACATTGTGGAAGCGAAGAGTCGTAAGCTAGATGCAGCTAGATTTATAGATGCGGTTTATGTAGGAGATCAGCTTTTAGAGCAAAAAGGTCGTTTTACAACACTAATTAATCAAAATAAAATTGATGATAACTTTGTTGCTCAGTATAATGCGATGTCATCAAGCATTAACAAAGCTGAACAAGTGATGAGTAGTGTTTATGGTAGTCAATATCGTCAATTAACCCGAGATAAGTATATTAGTCCAAGTAAAATTGCTAGAGAATCAGTTATTTACGAAGTTTCTCGATATAACCTATTGAACATTATTGAGAAAGAACTAAATAACGAGCAATTTGAACAGATTGAAGAGAGATTCGCTGTATTAGAACGCTTAGAAGATCGTTCTGTTCAAATTAAGGAAGCGGGTAATAAATTATATCCTGGTAAATATCCTGATCATCCGGAAATTGAGGAACAGCTTGTTACTTTAAGAGAATCATTAATTCAGCAATATAAAAAAATTGTAGGAATTGATGAAGCTGTTTTCTTCTTCCAAGAAATTGAACAGTTATATACTGATTACGAAAGCTTAACAAAGATCAGCAGTGATTTAAGCTTACTTGATTCAATTCATCATGCTGAAGAACAAATAACGTTAATTGATGAAACATCTTTAGATGCTGAATCCAAAGTATTATATGATGAAGCCATTAGTAAGCTTTCTGAGTTAAGCACATTTAAAGAAGCAGTTCTACTAGGTGAAGAAATCCTTGTTCTGCAGGCAGAGATTGAAGCAGGACAAAGTGATGAGCAGAAACTAGCACTAGTAAATGAAAAGCAGCAACTTTTTAATGAGAAGGTTTCTACTCTTTTAAATGAATCTATCAAACAATTGTTACAAGAAACATATTCTATTCAATAA
- a CDS encoding DegT/DnrJ/EryC1/StrS family aminotransferase, which translates to MKVPMLDLSEQYATLRDEILQTLDEVMKSSRFILGDNVKKLEQDVATYSNVPYGIGVANGSDALHIALQASGITAGDEVITTPFTFFATAGAIARCNATPVFVDIDPVTFNIDPAKIEEKINDKTKAIMPVHLYGQSSDMDPIMEIAKKHNLYVIEDAAQAIGATYKGNTVGQLSDAATYSFFPTKNLGAYGDAGMIVTKHEDLAEKMRVIRVHGSKPKYYHHVLGYNSRLDEMQAAILNVKFPHLNDWSEKRRNIANRYTELLKASLGDNIVTPVEVEGNFHVFHQYTIRVEKRDELQKFLGEQGVSTMIYYPQPLHLQPVFKDLGYKEGDFPITEKAAKEAISLPMFPELTEEQQQYVVECVTKFYQ; encoded by the coding sequence ATGAAAGTACCTATGCTCGATCTTTCAGAGCAATATGCGACTCTACGTGATGAAATTCTTCAAACATTAGATGAGGTTATGAAATCTTCACGCTTTATCTTAGGCGATAATGTAAAAAAATTAGAGCAAGATGTTGCTACATATAGTAATGTTCCTTACGGGATTGGTGTTGCAAATGGTAGTGACGCTTTACATATTGCACTTCAGGCTAGTGGAATTACTGCTGGTGATGAAGTGATCACAACTCCATTTACATTCTTTGCAACAGCAGGTGCGATTGCTAGATGCAATGCGACTCCTGTATTTGTTGATATTGATCCTGTTACGTTCAATATTGATCCTGCTAAGATTGAAGAGAAAATTAACGACAAAACAAAAGCAATCATGCCGGTTCACCTTTATGGTCAAAGCTCCGACATGGATCCAATTATGGAAATTGCGAAAAAACATAATTTATACGTGATTGAAGACGCGGCTCAAGCAATTGGGGCTACATACAAAGGAAATACAGTTGGTCAATTAAGTGACGCTGCTACATATAGCTTTTTCCCTACAAAAAACCTTGGGGCATATGGCGATGCAGGGATGATTGTAACAAAGCATGAAGATCTTGCAGAAAAAATGCGCGTGATCAGAGTTCATGGAAGTAAGCCAAAGTATTATCATCATGTTCTTGGCTACAACAGCCGTTTAGATGAAATGCAGGCTGCGATCTTAAATGTGAAATTCCCACATTTAAATGATTGGAGCGAAAAGCGCAGAAACATTGCGAACCGTTATACTGAATTGTTAAAAGCTTCACTAGGTGACAACATTGTTACTCCTGTTGAAGTTGAGGGGAACTTCCATGTGTTCCATCAATATACAATTCGAGTTGAAAAACGTGATGAGCTTCAAAAGTTCTTAGGAGAACAAGGCGTTTCAACAATGATTTACTATCCACAGCCGTTACACCTTCAACCTGTGTTCAAGGATCTTGGATATAAAGAAGGTGACTTCCCAATTACGGAAAAAGCGGCTAAGGAAGCCATTTCGTTACCAATGTTCCCAGAATTAACAGAAGAACAACAACAATATGTTGTTGAGTGTGTAACGAAATTTTATCAATAA
- a CDS encoding acyltransferase → MTKSRIFYFDNLRIVATFAVVLLHAAAPILYKFQTVTSTTWWTGNIYDSLTRWCVPIFFMLSGALLLNPDRTDKPMIFIRKRISKVIIPLLGWSTFYLIVQINREVIINDPFMITKAFFENDVYYHLWFLYVIIAIYLILPVLKVYIAGASQKNLQYYLLLCFIVTSVFSYISKFHEITVDIKVEAATGYIGYFLLGYYLHRYGLSKITKIVMYLLAIVASIVIIRGTYDLTVQNEGFFDGFFYHYLNMPVVFLSIAVFIFFQDFKFDLSRFFLFSIINKTSLGIYLLHPYIFLLLLENYDIHAHTVRAWAGIPILATFTLLVSMIVVMILQKIPVVKRFVP, encoded by the coding sequence ATGACTAAATCGAGGATCTTTTATTTTGATAATTTACGAATTGTCGCAACCTTTGCAGTTGTACTTTTACATGCCGCTGCCCCTATTTTATATAAGTTCCAAACTGTTACAAGCACTACCTGGTGGACAGGGAATATTTATGATTCTTTAACAAGATGGTGTGTACCAATCTTCTTTATGCTAAGTGGCGCTCTATTGCTCAATCCCGATAGAACGGATAAGCCAATGATCTTTATCCGTAAACGCATTAGTAAAGTAATTATCCCCTTACTTGGTTGGAGCACGTTTTATTTAATTGTTCAGATTAATCGAGAGGTCATTATTAATGATCCTTTCATGATTACAAAGGCTTTTTTTGAGAATGATGTGTATTATCATCTTTGGTTTTTATATGTGATTATTGCCATTTACCTCATTCTCCCTGTTTTAAAAGTTTATATTGCTGGTGCAAGTCAGAAAAATCTACAATATTACTTACTGCTTTGCTTTATCGTGACAAGTGTATTTAGTTATATTAGTAAATTTCATGAAATTACCGTTGATATAAAGGTTGAAGCTGCAACTGGTTATATTGGCTATTTTCTTTTAGGCTATTACCTGCATCGATATGGATTATCGAAAATCACAAAAATAGTGATGTATCTACTCGCAATCGTCGCTAGCATCGTGATCATTCGCGGCACCTATGACTTAACAGTTCAAAACGAAGGCTTCTTTGATGGATTTTTCTATCATTATTTAAATATGCCTGTTGTATTTCTATCCATTGCAGTGTTTATATTCTTCCAGGACTTTAAGTTCGATTTAAGCCGGTTCTTTTTATTTTCAATCATTAATAAAACAAGCTTAGGAATTTATCTTTTGCACCCATATATTTTCCTACTTCTTTTGGAAAACTACGATATTCACGCTCATACCGTGCGTGCCTGGGCTGGCATTCCGATATTGGCGACATTCACACTACTTGTAAGTATGATTGTTGTGATGATTCTTCAGAAGATACCGGTTGTGAAAAGGTTTGTGCCGTAA
- a CDS encoding lytic transglycosylase domain-containing protein: MRKLSLSLLMIVTLVLSSINLSSVEAAYDELSYQKKKELIVEVAKQYNIPPEILKAIAYSETGMKQFDSNGNPIVSDDGGIGMMQITLSDQELADKKISKERLLTDTEYNIKIGAQILNEKWSYPFIPKINDHDRTKIEHWYFAVWAYNGLSKRNDPNEHAEPYQEKVFDYLRRDNTGVKITATPKIETSYKSDGTLQFTKLQYNIDSWNTPSVQAMEAGDVVYTSKSSLANGVSNLRDYHDTVGSSITDKIEPLSKVKILAGPYESTSSANFFSFFKVSVNGKEGYMATSNLQGMEPATLTVPHATFPTNHRQPVGRVIIRDDVPLLRDNKDGTFTITETNEGNPTLVKGEMIKLFGAMGDYYNVGGDYYIKRYDPNMVVMIARANTRENIKLFVLKDGKLTEQGTTYGPGHNLRVYDYDSQYVYVGGSEETGLQVLKNDGSVLLYKGFAIAKKPVNMYAPDGSIHKVIQPGERARVYSIDGNRLNVGGGYYLPNDKGLVNYSPH, translated from the coding sequence ATGCGTAAGCTTAGTCTAAGCCTATTGATGATCGTCACGCTTGTTTTAAGTTCTATTAATCTATCATCAGTAGAAGCAGCGTACGATGAGTTATCGTATCAAAAGAAAAAAGAATTAATTGTTGAGGTAGCGAAACAATATAATATACCTCCTGAAATTTTAAAGGCCATTGCTTATAGCGAAACAGGCATGAAACAATTTGACAGTAACGGTAATCCGATTGTCAGTGATGACGGCGGAATCGGAATGATGCAAATCACTTTATCTGATCAAGAATTAGCAGATAAAAAGATTAGTAAGGAAAGGCTACTTACGGATACAGAGTACAACATTAAAATTGGTGCTCAAATCCTGAATGAGAAATGGAGTTATCCTTTCATCCCGAAAATCAATGATCATGATCGTACGAAAATTGAGCATTGGTATTTTGCAGTTTGGGCTTATAACGGACTATCAAAACGTAATGACCCAAATGAACATGCTGAGCCTTATCAAGAAAAGGTTTTTGATTATCTTAGAAGAGATAATACGGGCGTGAAAATTACAGCAACACCTAAAATCGAAACGTCTTATAAGAGTGATGGAACATTACAGTTTACAAAGCTTCAATATAATATTGATAGCTGGAACACACCTTCTGTACAGGCCATGGAAGCAGGAGATGTAGTTTATACATCTAAAAGCAGTTTGGCTAACGGTGTATCAAACCTTCGTGACTACCATGATACAGTTGGTTCCTCTATTACTGACAAAATTGAGCCGCTAAGTAAAGTGAAAATCTTAGCTGGACCATATGAGTCTACTAGTTCAGCAAACTTCTTTTCCTTCTTTAAAGTAAGTGTTAATGGTAAAGAAGGTTATATGGCAACATCGAATTTACAGGGAATGGAACCAGCAACACTTACAGTTCCTCATGCAACGTTCCCGACAAATCATCGTCAGCCGGTTGGTAGAGTAATCATTCGTGATGATGTTCCTTTGTTAAGAGATAATAAAGATGGTACGTTCACTATTACCGAAACGAATGAAGGAAACCCAACACTTGTAAAAGGTGAAATGATTAAGCTATTCGGTGCCATGGGTGATTACTATAACGTTGGTGGAGACTACTATATTAAACGTTATGATCCAAACATGGTTGTGATGATTGCTCGAGCTAACACAAGAGAAAATATTAAGCTATTTGTTTTGAAAGATGGTAAATTAACAGAACAAGGAACAACCTACGGACCAGGTCATAATCTAAGAGTATATGATTATGATAGCCAATATGTCTACGTTGGCGGATCTGAAGAAACCGGATTACAGGTTCTGAAAAATGATGGTTCTGTCCTACTTTACAAAGGTTTTGCGATAGCTAAAAAGCCGGTAAACATGTATGCGCCAGATGGCTCTATTCACAAAGTCATTCAACCAGGCGAACGTGCTAGAGTTTATTCAATCGATGGTAACCGTTTAAATGTCGGTGGCGGATACTACCTACCGAATGATAAAGGCTTAGTAAACTATTCCCCGCATTAA
- the secA2 gene encoding accessory Sec system translocase SecA2 translates to MSVMLNQYTKLKSRSEIKKLEKLVKQINALEADLQALTDEELRAKTADFQEAIQNGKTLKDIRVEAFAVVKEAASRVINQRHYDVQLLGGLVLTDGNIGQMQTGEGKTLMASLPSYLFALQGKGVHVITSNEYLAQRDFELIGQIHQFLGLNVGLNVADLSPAEKKAAYDADITYGTGTEFGFDYLRDHMVLSEADKVQRGHHFALIDEIDNTLIDEARTPLVIANKSTISSELFAISSMLVKSLKKEEDYELNLSYRQVHLTEQGAAKIEKAFGIDNIYSANDQVLYHFINQSLQAHFIFKKDRDYIIREGKIELVDSFTGRVMEGRSLSNGLHQAIEAKEGLQINEENITQASVTVQNYFRMYSTLCGMTGSALPAQKEFLETYGMDVVSVPTNRPNQRIDQEDLIYKDLESKYNKVVQLVKEMNETGRPILIGTTSIEQSETISELLTKEHVKHQLLNAKSAEEEAKMISIAGQRGMITIATNMAGRGTDILLGEGVAELGGLYILGTERHESLRIDMQLRGRAGRQGDPGSTQFILSLEDHLMNQFDDEELEKYKKKIKTNEEGLILSPNPLKFVTTVQETVENSHYSSRIHLLKLDDVLDQQRKVTYSKRNELLNTSDITEQFESELNEYLDYLVKTTVTNDIDLKDDKLEFFIYQINELFGLTLNKNELVDLEEDELRELIQPTANEFLASLTELLEDETVKNQVRNIMIKTLDQMWLEHMERIESLKEGIHLRGYAQEDPYRLFTMEGFELFNESTTSFQYNMATKVYAFKKSIEKEDE, encoded by the coding sequence ATGTCAGTTATGTTAAATCAATATACAAAATTAAAGTCTCGTTCTGAAATAAAAAAGTTAGAAAAACTAGTAAAACAAATTAACGCATTAGAAGCAGATTTACAAGCTTTAACTGATGAAGAGTTACGCGCTAAAACCGCTGACTTTCAAGAGGCCATTCAAAACGGTAAAACATTAAAAGACATTCGTGTTGAAGCTTTCGCCGTTGTAAAAGAAGCCGCGTCACGCGTCATTAATCAGCGCCACTATGACGTTCAGCTGTTAGGTGGACTCGTTTTAACAGACGGTAATATCGGGCAAATGCAAACAGGTGAAGGGAAAACATTAATGGCTTCTCTTCCAAGTTATTTATTCGCTCTTCAAGGAAAAGGCGTTCACGTCATCACTTCAAATGAATACTTAGCACAGCGTGATTTTGAGTTAATCGGACAAATTCATCAATTCCTTGGATTAAACGTTGGTTTAAATGTTGCTGATTTATCACCTGCTGAGAAAAAGGCTGCATATGATGCTGACATTACGTATGGAACTGGAACAGAGTTCGGTTTTGATTATTTACGTGATCATATGGTACTCAGTGAAGCTGACAAAGTTCAACGTGGTCATCATTTTGCCCTTATTGATGAAATTGATAACACATTAATTGATGAAGCAAGAACACCATTAGTGATTGCGAACAAATCGACCATTTCATCAGAGCTTTTCGCCATTTCGTCTATGCTCGTTAAATCTCTTAAAAAAGAAGAAGATTACGAATTGAATCTTTCGTACAGACAAGTTCACTTAACAGAGCAAGGCGCTGCTAAGATTGAAAAAGCTTTTGGAATTGATAACATTTATAGTGCAAACGACCAAGTGCTTTATCATTTCATTAATCAATCACTACAAGCACATTTTATCTTCAAAAAAGACCGTGATTATATTATTCGCGAAGGAAAAATCGAATTGGTGGACTCCTTTACAGGTCGTGTTATGGAAGGCAGAAGCTTAAGCAATGGTCTTCATCAAGCGATTGAAGCTAAAGAAGGCTTACAAATTAACGAAGAAAATATTACACAAGCGTCTGTTACGGTGCAAAACTATTTTAGAATGTACTCAACTCTTTGCGGAATGACAGGTAGCGCCCTTCCTGCTCAAAAAGAGTTTTTAGAAACGTACGGCATGGATGTTGTGAGTGTACCAACAAACCGTCCAAACCAACGTATTGACCAAGAAGACTTAATTTATAAGGACCTAGAGTCTAAATATAATAAAGTCGTACAACTGGTTAAAGAAATGAACGAAACAGGTCGACCAATTTTAATTGGGACAACCTCGATCGAGCAATCAGAAACCATCTCAGAATTGTTAACAAAAGAACATGTGAAACACCAGCTGCTTAATGCAAAAAGTGCTGAAGAAGAAGCGAAAATGATCTCTATTGCTGGTCAAAGAGGAATGATCACAATCGCAACAAATATGGCTGGTCGTGGAACAGATATCCTTCTAGGTGAAGGTGTTGCTGAGCTTGGTGGCCTTTATATTCTTGGTACAGAACGACACGAAAGCCTACGAATTGATATGCAGCTAAGAGGTCGTGCCGGTCGACAAGGTGACCCAGGTTCAACGCAATTTATTTTGTCATTAGAAGATCACCTAATGAATCAATTTGACGATGAAGAGCTTGAGAAATATAAGAAAAAAATTAAAACAAACGAAGAAGGTTTGATTCTTAGTCCAAATCCTTTGAAATTTGTTACAACAGTTCAAGAAACAGTTGAAAACAGTCATTACTCATCAAGAATTCATTTATTAAAGCTTGATGATGTACTCGATCAACAGCGTAAAGTAACTTATAGTAAACGCAATGAATTGCTTAACACATCAGATATTACTGAGCAATTTGAAAGCGAATTGAACGAATATCTTGATTACCTTGTTAAGACGACTGTAACAAATGATATTGACCTAAAAGATGACAAACTTGAATTTTTCATCTATCAAATCAATGAGTTATTTGGATTAACACTAAACAAAAATGAACTTGTTGATCTTGAAGAAGATGAATTACGTGAGCTAATCCAGCCGACTGCAAATGAATTCTTAGCTTCTCTAACAGAGCTATTAGAAGACGAAACGGTGAAAAATCAAGTAAGAAATATCATGATCAAAACATTGGACCAAATGTGGCTTGAGCATATGGAACGCATCGAAAGCCTAAAAGAAGGCATTCACTTACGTGGCTATGCCCAAGAAGATCCGTATCGTTTATTTACGATGGAAGGCTTCGAGCTTTTCAACGAAAGCACGACAAGCTTCCAATACAATATGGCAACAAAAGTATATGCGTTCAAAAAAAGTATAGAAAAGGAGGATGAGTAA
- a CDS encoding NlpC/P60 family protein translates to MKKHLFILMLCSFVFLIAHSKAFADSTINEQQFIQESKKYLGVPYLFGGITPSGFDCSGYINYVLKEYGYSVPRTAADMYASSNLTKVSKPEVGDLVFFTTYKPGASHAGIYIGNSEFVHASSSKGISVSKLDESYWNTRYLGAKRLEGLSTYLNSVDAEAKQLWQTTSQHFLTSDTTTQNQDVLSTYNEIRKQADSGAAKEYVLRTAHVIDSVNLSSNLAGSTKQLTDTMITNQSLTDESVNLYHQHSSNIKKSETVFSRLYGSELRKRFNNESITPAKIAKETVIYEVSMYGLLDTIEQTVEAGNLDEAGNLLEKYDRLEKRANEIKAYGNTLHAGSYQSLNEIRTQLEERKKAVEEIILSN, encoded by the coding sequence ATGAAGAAGCACTTATTCATTTTAATGTTATGTTCGTTTGTATTTTTGATAGCGCATTCTAAGGCCTTCGCGGATTCTACAATAAATGAACAGCAATTTATCCAAGAGAGTAAGAAATATTTAGGAGTTCCTTATCTTTTTGGTGGAATAACTCCAAGTGGTTTTGATTGCTCTGGATATATTAATTATGTGTTAAAAGAATATGGATATTCAGTACCTAGAACCGCCGCAGATATGTATGCCTCAAGCAATCTTACAAAGGTAAGTAAACCTGAAGTTGGAGATCTTGTCTTTTTTACTACATATAAGCCGGGTGCATCACATGCTGGTATATATATTGGTAATAGTGAGTTTGTTCATGCCTCATCATCTAAAGGTATTTCAGTAAGTAAGCTAGACGAATCATATTGGAATACTAGATATCTTGGTGCCAAACGTCTGGAAGGGCTGTCTACTTATTTAAACTCTGTTGATGCAGAAGCAAAGCAGCTTTGGCAAACAACTTCACAGCATTTTTTGACTTCAGACACAACAACACAAAATCAAGACGTGTTATCAACATATAACGAAATTCGTAAGCAAGCTGATAGTGGAGCAGCGAAAGAATATGTACTAAGAACAGCTCATGTAATAGATTCAGTTAATTTATCGTCGAATCTAGCAGGAAGCACAAAACAATTAACAGACACAATGATTACAAATCAAAGCTTAACAGATGAATCAGTTAATCTATATCATCAGCATTCATCAAATATAAAGAAAAGCGAAACAGTATTCAGTCGTTTATACGGTTCAGAGCTTCGTAAGCGATTTAACAATGAATCAATCACACCAGCTAAAATTGCTAAAGAAACAGTAATCTACGAGGTATCTATGTACGGTTTACTAGATACAATTGAACAAACAGTAGAAGCTGGAAATTTAGATGAAGCTGGTAATCTACTGGAAAAGTATGATAGACTAGAAAAACGAGCGAATGAAATTAAAGCCTATGGTAATACACTTCATGCAGGATCTTACCAAAGCCTTAATGAAATAAGAACACAGCTAGAAGAACGAAAGAAGGCTGTTGAAGAGATCATTCTATCGAACTAA
- a CDS encoding accessory Sec system S-layer assembly protein: protein MTTTDTVETTLSIHPDWDLSKQEYYVYQFHHNQLDLLKENQISITGIKLEEFDDLIYVTAFIRNTLPKGIKFELLDLLILNKDKQAVARETFDMEKFGELPANSCRPWSFVFEKSSWNNEEGISLEDWQIAFELKKKPNAIHQLDLEQSWEENLSKERKEHFKQLVAKMPPLKQNEVNIMGLEAKFNDEQNLVVTLLIRNGSLKNIHLEQLPLVVEDANKEVVAKGVFTLNKLEVKANTSKPWTFIFPRDLIVNHQPDLSKWKVYPLTGEQKAE, encoded by the coding sequence GTGACAACAACTGATACTGTTGAAACAACATTATCCATTCATCCTGACTGGGATTTAAGCAAGCAAGAATATTACGTTTATCAATTTCATCACAATCAACTAGATTTGCTAAAAGAAAACCAAATTTCGATTACAGGAATTAAACTAGAAGAATTTGATGACTTGATTTATGTCACAGCATTTATTCGTAATACCCTTCCTAAAGGAATTAAGTTTGAGCTATTAGATTTATTAATTCTCAACAAAGACAAACAGGCCGTTGCCAGAGAAACGTTCGACATGGAAAAATTCGGAGAGCTTCCTGCAAACAGCTGCCGCCCTTGGTCATTTGTTTTTGAAAAATCTAGCTGGAACAATGAAGAAGGAATCTCCTTAGAAGACTGGCAAATTGCCTTCGAACTTAAAAAGAAACCAAACGCTATCCATCAGCTAGACCTAGAACAAAGCTGGGAAGAAAACCTATCAAAAGAACGTAAAGAGCATTTCAAGCAGCTTGTTGCAAAAATGCCTCCTCTTAAGCAAAACGAAGTTAACATTATGGGGCTTGAAGCAAAATTCAACGATGAACAAAATCTTGTTGTTACCCTTCTTATTCGAAACGGCAGCTTAAAGAACATTCATCTTGAACAGCTTCCACTTGTTGTTGAGGATGCTAACAAAGAAGTTGTCGCAAAAGGTGTGTTTACACTAAATAAATTAGAAGTAAAAGCAAACACAAGTAAGCCTTGGACATTTATCTTCCCAAGGGATTTGATAGTAAATCATCAGCCTGATTTATCTAAGTGGAAGGTGTATCCTTTGACTGGAGAGCAGAAGGCGGAATAG